The Arthrobacter sp. PM3 genome contains the following window.
TGTTCTACCGGCTGGTGACCAAACGGCTGTCACCGGAAGCGGCCCTGCGGCTGCGGCGCAAGGCGGGCCGCCAGCAGCGCTGACGGCCCGCGGCGCGGGTGCCCGTTACCCGGCGTTCCAGCCGGTCGCCGCCAGGAACTCCGTCTCGAAGTACGGGGTGAGGCTCTCCATGTAGGTCCTGGTGACGTGGTTGTCGTCCTTGTAGACCATGACGTTGCCGATCACGGCCGGACACACCTGCTTCTGGCAGAAGAAACGGCTGAAGTCCAGGAACTTCGTGTCCGGCAACTGCCCGGCCACCGCTGTGTCGGGCGACGTGGCCTGGTAGTTCTCGGCCGTCGTCGATCCGCAGGCCGCGTAGTCGTCGGGATCATCCTCCAGGCACGCGGGCACGGGCTTGTGCATGCGCGGGGTGTCCCGCAGCGCCACGACAGGGATGCCGGCGTCGTTAATGGATTTGATCGGCGGAACCCAGCCCGGGTCCATGAACTCCGTGGCCCCCGGGGCCGGTTCCGTGCGGGTGCTCGTGGTCACCACGAGGTCCGGCTTCATGTCCAGCACCTTCTTGAGGGTGTCCTTGTTGAAGTCCAGGCAGCCGTCGGAGAGCCCCGGCGCCGGACCGACCGTGACCGGGCAGTAGCCCTTGGTGATGGCCTCCACCTTCCACCCGTACTTCTCGGCCAGGCTCAGGACGGGGGTGGCCCAGACGTGGGCGTGCGAATTGCCGATGATCACCACGGTCTTGGCGGCATTCTGCTTGCCATTGGTGCAGATGTTCGTGAGTTCCTTCTCATTCGACGTGCAGCCGCCCTCATACTTGGGCCAGTCGTCCGCGACGGTCGTGAGGCTGGGAAGGAGCGGGGCGGAAGGGTCGGCCCCGCTGACATAGGCCGGGTCCAGTGCCCGGGCGCCCGGGTTGTTGGCCCAGGCCTGGCTGGCGGCCGCCGCCGTGGCGACGTTGATCTGGAGCTGCCACCCCACCAGCGGCACGACGGCGGTCACCACGGCCGCGGCGATCGCGATGGCGGCGCGCCGCCGCTTGAGCTCCGGCCATTTCCACTCCCGCCAGGGCTTTTCAATGAAGCGGGTGGTGAGGTAGGCGAGCACCAGCGAAACGGCCACAATCACGGAACCCGTGATGGGCCCGGCCCGGTCCTTGTCCGTCGCGGCCAGCGAGATGACCAGGACCGGCCAGTGCCACAGGTACAAGGCGTAGGAGATGTCCCCGAGCCGGACCAGGGGGCCCGAGCTGAGGAAGCGGTCGACGCCAAGCTTGCTGCCGGTCTGCCCGGCCACGATC
Protein-coding sequences here:
- a CDS encoding acyltransferase family protein gives rise to the protein MTQQRTLVPPAQSGGAPPTNRKPTFRPEIQGLRSLAVLMVMSYHIWLGRVSGGVDVFLLISAFLMTLQFVGRYEQRRPMALIKHWLHLFRRLVPAAVTVLVAVLAASILFLPRTRWLEVISQGWASLFYVENWFLQSQATNYYASDHSQASPFQHFWSLSIQGQVFILWPLIFAGAALVARRFKLRYRVLLCYIFAAIFVGSLIFSILYTRSSQTEAYFDTGARLWEFALGTLVALFLPALRLPRKVRMGLGWLGIVAMLSCGLLLNVEASFPGYVALWPTLAAACVIVAGQTGSKLGVDRFLSSGPLVRLGDISYALYLWHWPVLVISLAATDKDRAGPITGSVIVAVSLVLAYLTTRFIEKPWREWKWPELKRRRAAIAIAAAVVTAVVPLVGWQLQINVATAAAASQAWANNPGARALDPAYVSGADPSAPLLPSLTTVADDWPKYEGGCTSNEKELTNICTNGKQNAAKTVVIIGNSHAHVWATPVLSLAEKYGWKVEAITKGYCPVTVGPAPGLSDGCLDFNKDTLKKVLDMKPDLVVTTSTRTEPAPGATEFMDPGWVPPIKSINDAGIPVVALRDTPRMHKPVPACLEDDPDDYAACGSTTAENYQATSPDTAVAGQLPDTKFLDFSRFFCQKQVCPAVIGNVMVYKDDNHVTRTYMESLTPYFETEFLAATGWNAG